The following proteins are encoded in a genomic region of Micrococcaceae bacterium Sec5.8:
- a CDS encoding glycosyltransferase family 2 protein, with protein sequence MSDQLVLPRPDAESVSTEVKDVVRRRQWGAERRSEPLSIVHPRPSRRKIILGRLGILTTLLAWVTYVITTILRELADNPNAGFRFQFETASYLIVVTFLTFSALMYLMARQGALYRFRDHSRVPRGELDRHFAEYDEGITVLVPSYAEEPQVVRATLWSAALQEFPALKVVLLVDDPPNPKDPGELAKLEKTRALSAEIAAAMGVPAARFNAALADVRRRSQAGPLNEAAELALLITEYQAAADWLETMAAAEQVEDHVDEFFVDLVLMGLARELRLVLVGLNAALAQKTSPSATRREELYLRLTWIFNVTTETFERKKYASLSHEANKAMNLNAYISLMGNSWREEATADGVVLRKIEGDAELEGTGRVLDFPDTTYLLTLDADSLLLRDYCLRLVYFLESAGNEQVAVTQTPYSSFRGAPTRIERVAGATTDLQHILHQGMSYYGATFWVGANAVIRKRALEDIVEVESNGAFEIRTYIQDRTVIEDTESSIDLGQHGWTLVNYPERLSYSATPPDFGSLVVQRRRWANGGLLILPKLWAQLLQNRSDRRKILFREVLLRVNYMASIAWASFGLLFLLAYPYDSRLLSPIVFLAALPYFLAMGSDLRDCGHRFSDILRIYGFNLVLLPVNLAGVLKSLQQAVTGDKIPFARTPKVKDRTAAPAIYVLTPYAIVAFSLLTVWRDAQLGNWGNVAFATLNAVLAAGAIRAYIGVRNSVVDVFLGMVNWLYISPRPKQVKESPVVEKTAEEADWETILYHGDRRLNRDLRGTTDRRRRIAIR encoded by the coding sequence ATGTCTGATCAGCTTGTCTTGCCGCGCCCTGACGCAGAGAGCGTCTCCACCGAGGTCAAAGACGTGGTGCGCCGACGCCAGTGGGGCGCTGAGCGTCGCTCGGAGCCGCTGTCAATCGTGCACCCGCGGCCGTCCCGCCGGAAAATAATACTGGGAAGACTGGGAATTCTCACCACCCTGCTTGCGTGGGTGACCTACGTCATAACCACCATCCTTCGGGAGTTGGCGGACAACCCAAACGCAGGTTTTAGGTTTCAATTTGAAACGGCGTCATACCTGATTGTCGTAACATTCCTGACTTTTTCGGCGTTGATGTACTTGATGGCCCGGCAGGGAGCCCTTTACCGGTTCCGGGACCATTCACGGGTACCGCGCGGGGAATTGGATCGCCACTTCGCCGAATACGACGAGGGGATCACCGTGCTGGTGCCGTCCTACGCCGAAGAGCCGCAGGTGGTCCGGGCCACGCTGTGGTCCGCCGCGCTGCAGGAATTCCCTGCCCTTAAAGTTGTGCTGCTCGTTGACGATCCGCCCAATCCCAAAGATCCCGGCGAACTCGCAAAGCTGGAAAAGACCCGTGCACTGTCGGCCGAAATTGCCGCAGCGATGGGCGTTCCGGCCGCACGCTTCAACGCCGCCCTGGCAGACGTCCGCCGGCGGTCCCAGGCAGGCCCGCTGAACGAGGCCGCTGAACTCGCATTGCTGATAACCGAGTACCAGGCCGCCGCGGACTGGTTGGAAACCATGGCAGCCGCAGAGCAGGTGGAGGACCACGTCGACGAGTTCTTCGTGGACCTTGTCCTCATGGGCCTGGCCCGGGAACTGCGGCTCGTCCTGGTCGGCCTGAACGCTGCTCTGGCGCAGAAAACCTCGCCGTCCGCGACGCGGCGCGAGGAACTGTACCTCCGCCTGACCTGGATTTTTAACGTCACCACCGAAACGTTTGAGCGCAAGAAGTACGCAAGCCTCTCGCACGAGGCCAACAAGGCGATGAACCTCAACGCCTACATTTCCCTGATGGGAAATTCATGGCGCGAAGAAGCCACCGCCGACGGCGTGGTGCTGCGCAAAATCGAGGGCGACGCGGAGCTCGAAGGAACTGGCCGGGTCCTGGATTTCCCGGATACCACCTACCTCCTGACGCTCGACGCCGATTCCCTCCTGTTGCGCGACTACTGCCTGCGCCTGGTCTATTTCCTGGAATCGGCCGGCAACGAGCAGGTCGCCGTAACGCAGACCCCCTACTCCTCGTTCCGCGGGGCACCCACCCGGATCGAGCGCGTGGCCGGGGCAACCACCGACCTCCAGCACATCCTCCACCAGGGCATGTCCTACTACGGTGCCACTTTCTGGGTGGGTGCGAATGCCGTCATCCGTAAGCGGGCCCTCGAGGACATTGTTGAGGTGGAGTCCAACGGCGCCTTCGAAATCCGGACCTACATCCAGGACCGCACGGTGATTGAGGATACCGAGTCCAGCATCGACCTCGGCCAGCATGGCTGGACCCTGGTGAACTACCCGGAACGCCTCAGCTACAGCGCCACGCCGCCGGACTTCGGCTCGCTCGTGGTCCAGCGCCGTCGCTGGGCCAACGGCGGGCTTCTGATCCTGCCCAAGCTGTGGGCCCAGCTCCTCCAAAACCGGTCCGACCGCCGCAAGATTCTGTTCCGGGAAGTCCTCCTGCGCGTGAACTACATGGCGTCCATCGCCTGGGCCAGCTTTGGCCTGCTGTTCCTGCTGGCATACCCCTACGACAGCCGGCTGCTGAGCCCCATCGTCTTCCTCGCCGCCCTGCCGTACTTCCTGGCCATGGGCAGCGACTTGCGGGACTGCGGGCACCGCTTCAGTGACATCCTGCGGATCTATGGCTTCAACCTTGTGCTGCTTCCGGTGAACCTTGCCGGCGTCCTCAAGTCGTTGCAGCAGGCTGTCACCGGCGACAAAATTCCGTTCGCCCGCACCCCGAAGGTCAAGGACCGCACAGCAGCCCCGGCCATCTATGTCCTGACCCCTTACGCGATTGTTGCCTTCTCGCTGCTGACCGTCTGGCGCGACGCCCAGCTGGGGAACTGGGGCAACGTGGCCTTTGCCACGCTGAACGCCGTCCTCGCCGCTGGCGCTATCCGGGCCTACATCGGCGTTCGCAACTCGGTGGTGGATGTGTTCCTCGGTATGGTCAACTGGCTCTATATCAGTCCGCGCCCCAAGCAAGTGAAGGAGAGCCCCGTGGTGGAGAAGACGGCCGAGGAGGCCGACTGGGAGACGATCCTCTACCACGGCGACCGCCGGCTCAACCGGGACCTTCGTGGCACTACTGACCGCCGTCGTCGAATCGCCATTCGGTGA
- a CDS encoding NUDIX domain-containing protein: MNPLIVVSAVCVFDQAGRLLTVRKRGTDKFMHPGGKPEPGETPAQTAARELAEEVGIVLPANDLVFLGLWFADAANEAATQIQATVFTAPGVWDARPSAEIAEIRWLDLAADLPGDLAPLLTDHVLPALWGRSG, encoded by the coding sequence GTGAACCCGCTCATTGTCGTCTCCGCCGTCTGCGTCTTTGACCAGGCAGGCCGGCTCCTCACCGTCCGCAAACGGGGTACGGACAAGTTCATGCACCCCGGCGGCAAACCGGAGCCGGGTGAGACCCCCGCCCAGACAGCCGCGAGGGAACTCGCGGAGGAAGTCGGAATCGTGCTCCCGGCCAATGATCTCGTGTTCCTGGGGCTCTGGTTCGCGGACGCCGCGAATGAGGCCGCAACGCAGATCCAGGCGACAGTCTTCACAGCCCCGGGCGTCTGGGACGCCCGGCCGTCCGCGGAAATCGCCGAGATCCGCTGGCTGGACCTGGCCGCGGACCTGCCCGGCGACCTCGCCCCGCTGCTCACCGACCACGTCCTGCCGGCCCTGTGGGGCCGCTCCGGTTAG
- a CDS encoding carbohydrate-binding protein, with product MSARFPGRKLSLARLGVLTGVVVAVTAGGVAAWGNFNDGRAAEAIPSIFSGYVDVTATPRYAFEDPVSKEAQKVQLSFIVADSKDPCTPTWGAAYSLDEAGSALDLDRRVARLQQLGGTVSISFGGLINNELATGCTDAGKLEDAYRAVVERYNVSSIDLDIEGGALSDVASLDRRAAAVTALQKDRRESGKNLDVWLTLPADPNGLTAAGTDAVRRTIASGTDLGGVNIMTMDYGGSRLMDRSMYENAVSAAEATHRQVTGLYKDAGSELGSETVWRKIGLTPMIGQNDIVGEIFTLKDAEELSTYASAKGVGRLSMWSLNRDRTCSPNYPDVKKVSDGCSGIEQGSSTFATILGAGVAVSPDATGSAAASPPSGNATRGAAAVDDPSTSPYPVWNEETAYTTSERIVWHANVYEAKWWTRNEAPDNPVLQGAATPWRIIGPVLPGDKPTPQLTAPAGTAPEWEPAKVYRKSDRVLFGGRVYEAKWWTQTDSPEAAMQGAPESPWTRLRDEELLKLMATAPATTSATTAPASPATAPAATAPAATAPASPAATPTPAPTP from the coding sequence GTGTCCGCAAGATTCCCAGGCCGTAAATTATCGCTTGCCCGGCTGGGCGTTCTCACCGGAGTTGTTGTGGCCGTCACTGCCGGTGGCGTGGCCGCATGGGGCAACTTCAACGATGGCAGGGCGGCCGAGGCCATCCCGTCCATCTTCTCCGGTTACGTGGATGTTACAGCGACGCCCCGCTACGCCTTCGAAGACCCGGTATCCAAGGAAGCGCAGAAGGTTCAGCTGTCCTTCATCGTCGCGGACTCCAAAGACCCGTGCACGCCGACGTGGGGTGCCGCCTATTCCCTCGACGAGGCCGGTTCGGCCCTGGACCTGGACCGGAGGGTCGCCCGCCTCCAGCAGCTGGGTGGAACAGTGTCCATCTCCTTCGGCGGCCTGATCAACAACGAGCTGGCCACGGGCTGCACCGATGCGGGCAAGCTTGAAGACGCCTACCGCGCCGTAGTGGAGCGGTACAACGTCAGCAGCATTGACCTGGACATCGAAGGCGGGGCCCTCAGCGATGTCGCTTCCCTCGACCGGCGCGCCGCGGCGGTCACCGCCCTCCAGAAGGACCGCCGCGAAAGCGGAAAGAACCTTGACGTGTGGCTGACGCTCCCGGCCGATCCCAACGGGCTGACGGCGGCGGGCACCGACGCGGTACGCCGGACTATCGCGTCGGGGACCGACCTCGGCGGGGTCAACATCATGACCATGGACTACGGCGGAAGCCGGCTCATGGACCGGTCGATGTACGAGAACGCCGTCTCGGCGGCGGAAGCCACGCACCGGCAGGTCACCGGCCTGTACAAGGATGCCGGCAGCGAGCTGGGCAGTGAAACGGTGTGGCGCAAGATCGGGTTGACCCCGATGATCGGCCAGAACGACATCGTCGGCGAGATCTTCACGCTCAAGGACGCGGAGGAACTGAGCACATATGCCAGCGCCAAGGGTGTGGGCCGGCTGTCGATGTGGTCGCTGAACCGGGACCGGACCTGCAGCCCCAACTACCCCGACGTCAAGAAGGTCTCGGACGGTTGCAGCGGCATCGAGCAAGGCTCTTCCACGTTCGCCACCATCCTGGGCGCCGGGGTCGCAGTTTCCCCGGACGCCACGGGAAGCGCGGCAGCCTCGCCGCCGTCCGGCAACGCCACCCGGGGAGCCGCCGCCGTCGATGATCCTTCCACCAGCCCGTATCCGGTCTGGAATGAGGAAACCGCCTACACCACCAGCGAACGGATCGTCTGGCACGCCAACGTCTATGAGGCTAAATGGTGGACGCGGAACGAAGCCCCGGACAACCCGGTACTCCAGGGGGCCGCGACGCCTTGGCGCATCATCGGCCCGGTACTGCCCGGCGATAAGCCCACCCCGCAACTCACCGCCCCCGCCGGCACCGCCCCGGAGTGGGAACCGGCCAAGGTTTACCGCAAGAGCGACCGGGTGCTCTTCGGAGGCCGGGTTTATGAAGCAAAGTGGTGGACCCAGACGGACAGCCCCGAGGCGGCCATGCAGGGTGCCCCGGAATCGCCGTGGACCAGGCTGCGCGATGAGGAACTGCTGAAGCTGATGGCGACGGCGCCCGCCACGACGTCCGCCACGACGGCGCCTGCGTCCCCCGCCACGGCGCCCGCAGCGACGGCGCCTGCAGCGACGGCGCCTGCGTCGCCGGCCGCAACACCGACGCCGGCGCCGACGCCTTAG
- a CDS encoding DUF6314 family protein — protein MNPQPPDHAPDFDLRAYLLGNWKVERTLLDRSTGTRGTFTGVVRLTPTEDDGGLHFREEGTVSWASVPGGPASAPFTGPASREYLLRPTGAADTMDMLFADGRPFHRMGFGPQNSQARHWCDPDTYRVNYTKTGRDGFRYQWDVTGPAKDQLLTSVLRRATDRPS, from the coding sequence TTGAACCCCCAGCCCCCGGACCACGCACCCGATTTCGACCTCCGCGCTTACCTGCTGGGCAACTGGAAAGTGGAGCGGACGCTGCTGGACCGGAGCACCGGCACCCGGGGAACGTTCACCGGCGTCGTGCGGTTGACCCCAACGGAGGACGACGGCGGCCTCCACTTCCGCGAAGAAGGCACCGTGTCCTGGGCCTCCGTACCCGGCGGACCGGCGTCCGCCCCCTTCACCGGCCCGGCCAGCCGCGAGTACCTGCTGCGGCCCACGGGCGCGGCGGACACGATGGACATGCTCTTCGCCGACGGACGGCCGTTCCACCGCATGGGCTTCGGCCCGCAGAACAGCCAGGCCCGGCACTGGTGCGATCCGGACACCTACCGCGTGAACTACACGAAAACGGGCCGGGACGGTTTCCGCTACCAGTGGGATGTCACCGGTCCGGCCAAGGACCAACTGCTTACCTCAGTCCTGCGGCGCGCCACGGACCGGCCGTCGTGA
- a CDS encoding ABC-F family ATP-binding cassette domain-containing protein: MTATLVAKDLSGGHDHRTLFSKLSLTVAPGDVVGVVGANGAGKSTLLRLLAGVDEPQEGTVSLAPADAFVGWLPQEHERITGETVGGYIARRTGCAQATLDMESAAEALGGGAPGSDDAYSLAFDRWMASGAADLDERVPAVLADLGLEVGQDAEMTGLSGGQAARVALAALLLSRFDIVLLDEPTNDLDLSGLAKLESFVQGLRGGVVLVSHDREFLARCVSTIVELDLAQNSVAVYDGGYEAYLEERAVARRHARERYEEFANTKADLVSRARTQREWSSQGVRNAMKKNPDNDKIRRAASTESSEKQGQKVRQMESRIARLDEVEEPRKEWQLQFTIGAAPRSSAVVATLRDAVLQQGDFTLGPVNLQLNAGERIGITGPNGAGKSTLLRLLLGIQRPDSGDASMGASVAVGEIDQARGLLAGGLKLADAVEAVLTDQTPAEVRTLLAKFGLKADHTSRPVDSLSPGERTRAALALLQARGVNLLVLDEPTNHLDLPAIEQLEEALEHYEGALLLVTHDRRLLENVRLDARWNVEHGVVTELLGHTAPKGNNA; this comes from the coding sequence ATGACTGCAACCCTTGTTGCCAAGGACCTCTCCGGTGGCCACGACCACCGCACACTTTTTTCAAAACTCTCCCTGACGGTTGCGCCCGGCGACGTCGTCGGCGTCGTGGGAGCCAACGGCGCGGGCAAGTCCACCCTGCTCCGGCTGCTGGCCGGCGTCGATGAGCCGCAGGAAGGCACCGTCAGCCTGGCCCCGGCGGACGCGTTCGTGGGCTGGCTGCCCCAGGAACACGAACGGATCACCGGTGAAACGGTGGGCGGATACATCGCGAGGCGCACCGGCTGCGCCCAGGCCACCCTTGACATGGAATCCGCGGCGGAGGCCCTGGGCGGCGGCGCTCCCGGCTCCGACGACGCCTACTCCCTCGCGTTCGACCGCTGGATGGCCTCCGGCGCCGCGGACCTGGACGAACGCGTCCCGGCCGTCCTGGCAGACCTCGGCCTGGAAGTGGGCCAGGACGCCGAGATGACGGGGCTCTCCGGCGGCCAGGCAGCCCGCGTGGCGCTCGCGGCATTGCTGCTTAGCCGCTTCGACATTGTGCTCCTGGACGAACCCACGAACGATCTCGACCTCAGTGGACTGGCCAAACTCGAGTCCTTCGTGCAGGGGCTCCGCGGCGGCGTCGTGCTGGTCTCCCATGACCGTGAGTTCCTCGCCCGCTGCGTGAGCACCATCGTGGAACTGGACCTCGCGCAGAATTCCGTCGCTGTCTACGACGGCGGCTACGAGGCCTACCTGGAGGAACGGGCCGTCGCGCGCCGGCATGCCCGGGAACGCTACGAGGAGTTCGCCAACACCAAGGCCGATCTCGTCTCGCGCGCCCGGACCCAGCGGGAGTGGAGCTCCCAGGGGGTCCGGAACGCCATGAAGAAAAACCCGGACAATGACAAGATCCGCCGCGCGGCCAGCACCGAGTCCTCGGAAAAGCAGGGCCAGAAGGTCCGCCAAATGGAATCCCGCATCGCCCGGCTCGACGAGGTCGAAGAACCCCGCAAGGAATGGCAACTGCAGTTCACCATCGGGGCGGCCCCCCGTTCCAGCGCCGTCGTGGCGACACTCCGCGACGCCGTACTCCAGCAGGGGGACTTCACGCTGGGACCGGTGAATCTGCAGCTCAACGCCGGAGAACGGATAGGGATCACCGGGCCCAACGGCGCCGGCAAATCCACCCTGCTGCGCCTGCTGCTGGGCATCCAGCGGCCCGACTCGGGGGATGCGTCCATGGGCGCCTCCGTCGCGGTCGGCGAGATCGACCAGGCCCGCGGGCTGCTGGCCGGCGGGTTAAAACTCGCCGACGCCGTCGAAGCCGTCCTGACGGACCAGACCCCTGCTGAGGTCCGGACCCTGCTGGCAAAGTTCGGCCTCAAGGCAGACCACACCTCACGCCCGGTCGACTCGTTGTCGCCGGGGGAGCGGACCCGCGCCGCGCTTGCCCTGTTGCAGGCCCGCGGCGTGAACCTGCTGGTGCTCGACGAACCCACCAACCACCTGGATCTCCCCGCGATCGAGCAGCTGGAAGAAGCCCTGGAACACTACGAGGGCGCCCTGCTGCTCGTCACGCACGACCGCCGGCTCCTGGAAAACGTACGTCTTGACGCACGCTGGAACGTCGAACACGGCGTCGTCACCGAACTGCTGGGCCACACCGCCCCGAAAGGCAACAACGCATGA
- a CDS encoding DUF998 domain-containing protein: protein MTAAADSPSRDAVFFPDVPSTRFYAGALALLSVLQYFVAETAVIGAWTGQQPYSRRTGYISDLGALGCGSYAGRDVCSPAHVLMNASFVVQGVAMMVGALLLSAALLCTAGVPGSTPPATRIQQGAAVAARALTAAAGAGTALVGLVPEDAGSPWHVAGAIGYFAAGALALVLLGWLWLRQTPLGWIILACGLLSLGALVTGGITGMDVPEPGTLERVMGYPITLGTAVVGLVVAQRIGRHRAAVRRSRAAAR, encoded by the coding sequence ATGACCGCCGCAGCTGATTCCCCGTCCAGGGACGCCGTCTTCTTTCCCGATGTGCCGTCCACCCGGTTCTACGCCGGCGCCCTGGCGCTGCTCAGTGTGCTGCAATATTTCGTGGCGGAGACGGCCGTGATCGGCGCGTGGACAGGGCAGCAGCCGTACAGCCGCCGGACCGGGTACATCAGTGATCTGGGCGCCCTGGGCTGTGGGAGTTACGCCGGCCGGGATGTCTGCTCACCGGCGCATGTACTCATGAACGCCTCCTTTGTGGTCCAGGGCGTCGCCATGATGGTCGGGGCACTGCTGCTGAGCGCCGCGCTGCTGTGTACGGCGGGGGTGCCCGGCTCCACACCCCCGGCCACCCGGATCCAGCAGGGAGCCGCCGTCGCTGCCCGCGCCCTCACCGCGGCAGCCGGCGCCGGAACGGCCCTGGTGGGGCTGGTCCCCGAGGATGCCGGCTCCCCATGGCATGTGGCCGGCGCCATCGGGTACTTCGCGGCCGGGGCCCTGGCGCTGGTGTTGCTGGGCTGGCTCTGGCTCCGGCAAACTCCGCTGGGCTGGATTATCCTCGCCTGCGGCCTGCTGTCCCTGGGCGCCCTCGTTACCGGCGGCATCACGGGGATGGACGTGCCGGAACCGGGCACCCTGGAACGGGTGATGGGCTACCCGATCACCCTCGGCACCGCCGTCGTCGGGCTGGTGGTCGCCCAACGGATCGGGCGGCACCGCGCTGCCGTGCGGCGTTCGCGGGCGGCGGCGCGCTGA
- a CDS encoding ABC transporter ATP-binding protein, with the protein MSMDRVAWSSLYNITRASSGSKPFSKATLKRVFSFARPHKTQLIAFVLLSIVMAVLAVATPVLAGQVVDAIIAKAGTGTVVWLAVLIAIVAVAEAGLGLVTRWLSSTIGEGVIVDLRTKVFDHVQKMPIAFFTRTRTGALVSRLNNDVIGAQSAFAGTLSGVVSNVVALALTLVVMLGKSWLITVLAMILLPIFLIPARRMGSKLADLRREAAEHNASMGTQMTERFSAPGATLVKLFGRPDEESREFALRAGRVRDIGIRTAMLQFTFVTALTLVSALALALVYGLGGFLALQGQLAAGDVVVLALLLTRLYAPLTALSSARVEIMSALVSFERVFEVLDLKPLIQQKPDAVSSPAGPLAVEFDDVRFSYPAADKVSLASLEDVSTLDTRGGEEVLHGISFRVEPGQTVALVGSSGAGKSTIAQLLSRLYDVDSGAVRFGGTTAGTGVDVRDLTFDSMRQSLGMVTQDGHLFHESIASNLRLARPEATEDLMWDVLRQARLEDMIRSLPDGLDTVVGERGYRLSGGERQRLTIARLLIAQPRIVILDEATAALDSTNEAAVQEALGAALEGRTAVVIAHRLSTIRAADAILVVEDGSIVERGTHPELLAAEGRYAELYRTQFAEASAAADQAVPGL; encoded by the coding sequence ATGAGCATGGACCGGGTAGCCTGGAGCTCCCTTTACAACATCACCCGCGCCTCGTCCGGCTCCAAGCCGTTCTCCAAGGCGACGCTCAAGCGGGTCTTCAGCTTCGCGCGCCCGCACAAGACGCAACTGATCGCTTTTGTGCTGCTCTCGATCGTGATGGCTGTTCTGGCCGTCGCCACGCCCGTCCTCGCCGGCCAGGTGGTTGACGCGATCATCGCCAAAGCGGGCACCGGGACGGTGGTGTGGCTGGCCGTGCTGATCGCTATTGTGGCGGTGGCCGAGGCCGGGTTGGGACTGGTGACCCGCTGGCTCTCCTCCACGATCGGTGAAGGCGTGATTGTGGACCTGCGGACCAAGGTCTTCGACCACGTGCAGAAGATGCCCATCGCCTTCTTCACCCGCACCCGCACCGGCGCCCTCGTGAGCCGGTTGAACAATGACGTGATCGGCGCGCAGTCCGCTTTCGCCGGAACCCTGTCCGGCGTGGTGAGCAACGTGGTGGCCCTGGCCCTGACCCTCGTGGTGATGCTGGGCAAGTCCTGGCTCATCACCGTGCTCGCCATGATTCTGCTGCCGATCTTCCTGATTCCGGCCCGCCGGATGGGCTCCAAGCTCGCCGACCTGCGCCGTGAGGCCGCCGAGCACAACGCCTCGATGGGCACCCAGATGACGGAGCGTTTCTCCGCCCCCGGCGCCACCCTGGTGAAACTCTTCGGCCGCCCCGACGAGGAATCCCGCGAGTTCGCCCTCCGCGCCGGACGCGTCCGGGACATCGGCATCCGCACCGCCATGCTGCAATTCACCTTCGTCACGGCACTGACGCTCGTCTCCGCCCTGGCCCTTGCCCTGGTCTACGGGCTCGGCGGTTTCCTGGCGCTGCAGGGCCAGCTGGCGGCCGGCGACGTCGTGGTGCTGGCGCTGCTGCTCACCCGCCTCTACGCCCCGCTCACCGCGCTCTCCAGCGCCCGGGTGGAGATCATGAGCGCCCTTGTCAGCTTCGAGCGGGTCTTTGAAGTCCTGGACCTCAAACCCCTCATTCAGCAAAAACCCGATGCGGTCTCATCCCCGGCCGGACCTCTTGCCGTGGAGTTCGACGACGTCCGCTTCTCCTACCCTGCCGCGGACAAAGTCTCTCTCGCATCGCTGGAGGACGTGTCCACGCTGGACACCCGCGGCGGCGAGGAGGTGCTGCACGGCATCAGCTTCCGGGTGGAGCCGGGACAGACCGTCGCCCTGGTCGGATCCTCCGGCGCCGGCAAGTCCACCATTGCCCAGCTCCTCTCACGCCTGTACGACGTCGACTCCGGCGCCGTGCGCTTCGGCGGGACCACAGCCGGAACCGGCGTGGACGTCCGGGACCTCACCTTCGACTCGATGCGGCAAAGCCTGGGCATGGTGACCCAGGACGGGCACCTGTTCCACGAGAGCATCGCCTCCAACCTGCGCCTGGCCCGCCCGGAAGCAACCGAGGATCTGATGTGGGACGTGCTGCGCCAAGCCCGGCTCGAAGACATGATCCGTTCCCTCCCGGACGGCCTGGACACGGTGGTGGGGGAGCGCGGGTACCGGCTGTCCGGCGGTGAACGCCAGCGCCTTACCATCGCCCGGCTGCTCATTGCCCAGCCGAGGATCGTGATCCTGGACGAAGCCACCGCAGCCCTGGACTCCACCAATGAGGCAGCTGTCCAGGAAGCGCTGGGCGCCGCACTCGAGGGCCGCACGGCAGTCGTGATTGCCCACCGGCTGTCAACGATCCGCGCCGCGGACGCCATCCTGGTGGTGGAGGACGGCAGCATCGTTGAACGCGGAACCCACCCGGAGTTGCTGGCCGCAGAGGGCCGCTATGCGGAGCTGTACCGGACCCAGTTCGCCGAGGCCAGCGCCGCGGCGGACCAGGCCGTGCCCGGGCTCTAA
- a CDS encoding EAL domain-containing protein — protein sequence MKTDPPDPRLHALVEGIVRIAGGDLTTRIAPSGARDDVAAVIAGINLMADDLQTIYQELEERVESRTAMLRDAQVELERMALTDPLTQLANRTALNSVLSHALAETSRGEMPPALLVLDLDSFKGINDTLGHSAGDDVLRVISRRLEAAVRDTDTVARLGGDEFAVMLPKSNLVRARRVANRILKALSESLEVGDLRITCGTSIGLRVAEAGQSVDDLVMEADTAMYAAKAQPHSSIKVFEPALLYARRLQSVMVTEMREAIRQDQLTLHYQPVVDLATGRIEGVEALVRWNHPERGLLMPDSFIPLAEETGMIVELGHWVLKHAVRQLRHWQQGLDVDAKFNIRVNISTTELQNLDLIENVRDILRETGLDAANLVVELTESMAVNGGDVDKYSLSGLRRLGVQLEIDDFGTGYSSISYLRQLPVNVVKIDKSLIDGLGSDAKESAFVEAVLHLIHACGLTAVAEGIETAEQAAELIRLGCSSGQGYYFGRPVPAAELEAMLRRRVL from the coding sequence GTGAAGACTGATCCTCCCGACCCCCGTCTGCACGCCCTCGTCGAAGGCATCGTCCGGATCGCCGGCGGCGATTTGACCACCAGGATCGCGCCCTCCGGCGCCAGGGACGACGTCGCGGCGGTCATTGCCGGGATCAACCTGATGGCTGATGACCTGCAGACCATTTACCAGGAACTGGAAGAACGCGTGGAAAGCCGGACGGCGATGCTGCGTGATGCCCAGGTGGAGCTGGAGCGGATGGCCCTGACCGACCCGTTGACCCAGCTGGCCAACAGGACCGCACTGAACTCGGTCCTCAGCCACGCCCTAGCAGAGACCTCCCGGGGCGAAATGCCGCCGGCGCTGCTGGTCCTGGACCTTGACTCTTTCAAGGGCATCAACGACACGCTGGGACACAGCGCCGGCGATGACGTCCTCCGGGTGATTTCGCGGCGCCTTGAGGCGGCCGTCCGGGATACGGACACCGTCGCCCGCCTCGGCGGCGACGAATTCGCCGTCATGTTGCCGAAATCCAATTTGGTCCGGGCCCGACGGGTGGCCAACCGGATCCTGAAGGCCCTCAGCGAGAGCCTGGAGGTAGGGGACCTCCGCATCACTTGCGGGACCAGCATCGGCCTGCGAGTCGCGGAGGCCGGACAGTCCGTCGATGACCTGGTCATGGAGGCCGACACCGCGATGTACGCTGCCAAGGCCCAGCCGCACAGCAGCATCAAAGTGTTCGAGCCAGCTTTGCTCTATGCCCGCCGACTGCAGAGCGTCATGGTTACCGAGATGCGCGAGGCCATCCGCCAGGACCAGCTCACGCTGCACTACCAGCCGGTGGTGGACCTGGCCACCGGCCGGATTGAAGGTGTGGAAGCGCTGGTGCGCTGGAACCACCCGGAGCGGGGGCTCCTGATGCCCGATTCGTTTATCCCGCTGGCGGAAGAGACCGGGATGATCGTGGAGCTCGGCCACTGGGTCCTGAAGCATGCGGTGCGTCAATTGCGGCACTGGCAGCAAGGGCTGGACGTGGACGCGAAGTTCAACATTCGGGTCAACATTTCTACCACCGAGCTGCAAAACCTCGACCTGATCGAGAACGTCCGCGACATTCTCCGAGAGACAGGTCTGGACGCCGCCAACCTCGTGGTGGAGTTGACGGAATCCATGGCTGTCAACGGCGGGGACGTGGACAAATACTCCCTCAGCGGCCTGCGGCGCCTGGGCGTCCAGCTGGAGATTGACGACTTCGGCACCGGATATTCGTCCATCAGCTATTTGCGGCAGCTGCCGGTCAATGTGGTCAAAATCGACAAGAGCCTGATCGACGGGCTGGGCAGCGACGCGAAGGAGAGCGCGTTTGTGGAGGCGGTCCTGCACCTCATCCACGCCTGCGGGCTCACGGCCGTCGCCGAGGGTATCGAGACGGCGGAGCAGGCAGCTGAGCTGATCCGGTTGGGATGCTCGAGTGGCCAGGGCTACTATTTCGGCCGGCCTGTCCCGGCGGCGGAGCTTGAGGCAATGCTCCGCCGCCGCGTGCTATAG